In Phacochoerus africanus isolate WHEZ1 chromosome 2, ROS_Pafr_v1, whole genome shotgun sequence, one DNA window encodes the following:
- the RPS29 gene encoding 40S ribosomal protein S29, translating into MGHQQLYWSHPRKFGQGSRSCRVCSNRHGLIRKYGLNMCRQCFRQYAKDIGFIKLD; encoded by the exons ATGGGTCACCAGCAGCTCTACTGGAGCCATCCAAGAAAATTCGGTCAGGGTTCTCGCTCTTG CCGAGTCTGCTCAAACCGGCACGGTCTGATCCGGAAATATGGCCTCAATATGTGCCGCCAGTGCTTCCGCCAGTACGCGAAGGATATTGGCTTCATCAAG ttggacTAA